In one Amaranthus tricolor cultivar Red isolate AtriRed21 chromosome 8, ASM2621246v1, whole genome shotgun sequence genomic region, the following are encoded:
- the LOC130820711 gene encoding nucleobase-ascorbate transporter 7-like, whose amino-acid sequence MAGGGGGAGPQPKQDELQPHPVKDQLPGVSYCITSPPPWPEAILLGFQHYLVMLGTTVLIPTYLVPQMGGGHEEKAKMIQTLLFVAGLNTLFQSMFGTRLPAVIGGSYTYVPTTISIVLAGRYSGIVDPQEKFNRIIRGIQGSLIVASTLQIVLGFSGLWRNVVRFLSPLSAVPLVALTGFGLYELGFPGVAKCVEIGLPHIVVILIFSQYLPSLMHGERHVFDRFAVLFSVAIVWIYAELLTVGGAYKHRSLTTQMSCRTDRAGIIGGASWISIPYPFQWGAPTFDAGEAFAMMMASFVALVESTGSFIAVSRYASATPVPPSVLSRGIGWQGVGILLSGVFGTGNGSSVSVENAGLLALTRVGSRRVVQIAAGFMIFFSILGKFGAVFASIPPPMVAALYCLFFAYVGSAGLGFLQFCNLNSFRTKFILGFSVFMGLSIPQYFNEYTVVKGYGPVHTHARWFNDMINVPFSSEPFVAGLLAYFLDVTLRKKDSASRKDRGVIWWDRFRSFKSDTRSEEFYSLPFNLNKFFPSV is encoded by the exons ATGGCAGGAGGTGGCGGAGGAGCTGGCCCACAACCAAAACAGGATGAATTACAACCTCATCCAGTGAAAGATCAACTTCCTGGAGTTTCTTACTGTATTACTAGTCCACCTCCATGGc CTGAGGCTATTTTACTTGGATTTCAACATTACTTGGTTATGTTAGGGACAACAGTGCTAATTCCAACTTACTTGGTTCCCCAAATGGGAGGAGGACAT GAGGAGAAAGCTAAGATGATTCAAACCTTGCTATTTGTTGCTGGTTTGAACACATTGTTTCAGTCGATGTTCGGTACACGTTTGCCAGCAGTTATTGGGGGTTCTTATACATATGTTCCCACCACAATTTCTATTGTTTTGGCGGGTCGTTATAGCGGCATTGTGGATCCTCAGGAG AAATTTAATAGGATCATTCGAGGAATTCAAGGATCCCTTATTGTTGCTTCGACTTTACAAATTGTTCTTGGATTTAGTGGCTTGTGGCGGAATGTAGTAAG GTTCTTAAGTccactgtctgctgttccttTGGTAGCCCTTACGGGATTTGGCTTGTATGAATTGGGTTTTCCTGGG GTTGCAAAATGTGTCGAGATAGGGCTGCCACACATTGTCGTTATACTTATCTTTTCACAG TACTTACCTAGTCTCATGCATGGAGAAAGACATGTCTTTGACCGCTTTGCCGTTCTGTTTTCGGTTGCCATTGTGTGGATTTATGCTGAACTACTTACTGTTGGAGGTGCTTACAAGCATAGGTCCCTGACAACTCAAATGAGTTGCAGAACCGATCGTGCTGGGATTATAGGTGGTGCTTCTTG GATAAGTATTCCTTATCCATTTCAATGGGGAGCTCCAACTTTTGATGCTGGAGAGGCATTTGCAATGATGATGGCTTCATTTGTCGCCCTTGTGGAG TCTACTGGCTCTTTCATTGCGGTATCAAGATATGCAAGTGCAACTCCGGTTCCGCCTTCTGTTCTTAGCCGAGGAATTGGTTGGCAG GGAGTGGGAATTCTTTTGTCGGGAGTATTTGGAACCGGCAATGGTTCATCGGTATCAGT GGAGAATGCTGGTTTGTTAGCGCTGACGCGTGTTGGCAGCCGAAGGGTGGTACAGATTGCAGCCGGATTCATGATCTTCTTTTCTATACTTG GTAAATTTGGGGCTGTATTTGCTTCAATTCCACCTCCAATGGTGGCTGCATTGTATTGCTTGTTCTTTGCATATGTCG GGTCAGCTGGTCTTGGTTTCCTTCAATTTTGCAATTTGAATAGCTTCAGAACAAAATTCATTCTCGGTTTCTCGGTTTTCATGGGCTTGTCGATACCGCAATACTTCAATGAGTACACGGTGGTAAAAGGATACGGTCCAGTCCACACACATGCAAGATGG TTCAATGACATGATAAACGTTCCATTCTCCTCGGAGCCTTTTGTTGCCGGACTTTTAGCATACTTCTTGGATGTTACACTGCGGAAGAAAGACAGCGCATCCAGGAAAGACCGAGGCGTGATTTGGTGGGACCGGTTCCGATCATTCAAGTCGGACACAAGAAGTGAAGAATTCTACTCCTTGCCCTTTAACCTTAACAAGTTCTTTCCATCTGTGTGA
- the LOC130820714 gene encoding uncharacterized protein LOC130820714 yields the protein MGNCQAVDAAALVIQHPNGKVEWMYWPITANEVMKMNPGHYVSLIIPIHRSDEPGPTTDSKKKKVQYTQVKLLRPTDTLVLGRAYRLVTSQEVKKVLIAKKMAKAKMNEKGSGNTSKLQASAGKDTDESENNDQGSDYDRQRLASRSMSSRSKTWRPSLHSISEAMS from the exons ATGGGGAACTGTCAAGCAGTTGATGCTGCAGCATTGGTCATACAACACCCGAATGGGAAGGTTGAGTGGATGTATTGGCCTATTACTGCTAATGAAGTAATGAAGATGAACCCTGGTCACTATGTTTCCCTTATCATCCCTATCCATAGGTCCGATGAGCCAGGTCCCACTACGGATAGTAAGAAAAAGAAGGTCCAGTACACTCAAGTTAAACTGCTCCGGCCAACTGATACACTAGTGTTAGGCCGGGCTTATCGCCTCGTTACCTCACAAG AGGTTAAGAAGGTATTGATAGCTAAAAAGATGGCAAAAGCaaagatgaatgaaaaaggcTCAGGAAATACTAGTAAGCTACAAGCAAGCGCAGGAAAAGATACAGATGAATCAGAAAACAATGATCAG GGATCAGATTATGACAGACAGAGATTAGCATCAAGATCTATGAGCTCGAGATCTAAGACATGGAGGCCGTCATTACATAGTATATCTGAAGCTATGAGCTGA